Sequence from the Candidatus Paceibacterota bacterium genome:
ATGCCCCGTAAAGAAAAAACCCCAGGAAGACAAAAATGGACGCTTCCCATCGGCAGAATGAGACTGCAGTGAAAACTAACACAGAAAAAATAGTGATGACCGGAGAAGTATCCCTAAGAAGACTAAGGAAGAAAAGCCCAAAAAGTCCACAACCCATCGCGGCCATCAAAAAAAAGAAAACACTAAACGCCTGATTAACCCCCCTGTAAAAGGATTTTTTCATAGAAACACCCCCCTTTTTTTATTCTTTTTTTATTGCCAAAAAAATGATTTCAAATCTAATGTATATTATACACCAAAAATTAACCTATTGTCAATAACAATAAACTTATGCAAAAACCCCCTACGGCTGCAAAATATCCTCTGTTCGGCCGTTTACCGACATAATCACACTATTTACCGTTGAAAACTGCTTTAAAGTCTCGGTTATTTGAGCCCTTATGGCAGAAACTCGGCAGGAACCGCCCACCGCCCGCTCCATTTCCCCGTCAAAATCCACTCTGGCAACTCCATTTTCTATAGTTAAACTGTTGATTTTAACGCCCGGGTTTATGGAAGTGGCAAAACCGCATTTTTTCTCAACACTGGCAGGACCTTTTAAAAGTTCTTCAAGCGCCACGCGCGCCACGGCCTGTGTTTTTGCGACTTTTCTTTCCACGGGGAAAACTTTATTGCAGGAAGCCTCCGGATCCAAAATGGAATTATTAAAATATGCTCTTATTGTTATTGTTTCGGTTTCTGAAAAATTTACCGGAATTCTGACCTCCGCCGAATTCTCCGGAAGTCCGGACGGATTATCTTTTTCCAAAACCAAAAAACCGGTTTTCGCCCCTTTTGCGTCAAAACTGATTTCAGTTTCAAATGGCACAAAATTTTCCGTCATCCAATCCCCGCCAGCTTGCGCCGGAACAGCCGCTAAAACTTCTTCTTTTTCATTTAAAATTTTTACAGGAAACGACGCTTCAAAATACCAAGAACCCCTTGCTTCTCCTTTTACAATAAGCGGACTTGAAATCGTATCCCCGGATTTCGGAGACACAAGCCGCACACTGTCGTTTAAAGCGACTCCGTTATTATTATCTTGAAAATTATTTCCGCACGGCTCCGCGGGTTTTTCCGCGTACGGACTGCCATGTTTTACCCACTCCCCTTTTTCTTTATCGCAAATCCACGTATCTTCGTCTCCGCCGATTAAAAAACGCAAAGTTAAAACCAGCGCCGCAATCGCCAAAACGATAAAAATAACAGTTAATATTTTATTCGCCATATTGTTTTTATCAAAAACAACAAACAAAGAAGACGGAAGACAAAACGAATTTGGCGGATTGTGCAGCCCGAGCGGGCATGGATTTTTTCTGAAAGAAAAATGAGCGAGGGCGGAGCCCTTTTGATCACCGCGCAGGAGCGATCGAAAAAAGCCAGATCGTTTTATCTTCCGCCTAAAACGAATTTTCTATTGCTTTTCTATACCCAAAAGTTCCACTTCAAAAATAAGAGTAGAGTTCGGCGGTATTGAACCGATGGCGCGCGAACCATAGCCAAGCTCAGCAGGAATAATGAGTTTTCTTTTTTCTCCGATTTTCATTCCCAAAACTCCCTGGTCCCAACCTTTTATCACATACCCCGATCCAAGCGGAAATGAAAACGGCTGTCCCCTGTCTATACTGGAATCAAACTTTGTTCCGTTTTCCAAAACGCCGACATAGTGCACGGAAACTGTATCGCCGTTTTTCGCTTCCGCGCCAGTTCCCTCTTTTAAAATTTCAATCTTTAATTCTCCTGCTTGATTTTCCATATTTTGATTTTGCGCCGGATCCAACGTTTGCTCTTCCGACTCATTATTAATTTTTGAATAATCGTAAATAAAATACGAAACCAACGCGACCGTTAAAATAACAATGACTAAAACGATTTTATTCATATTATTTCAGGCCAAAAGAAGTTTTAACGGTAACCATTATTTCTTTTTCAATACTGGAAGTGTCATAAGTGCCGTAATCGGACACATCAACGGAATTAAGCGGCAAAACCTGCACTACACCGCTTGAAGCGGACCTTATGCTACCCGTTTTTTTGCCGGCACTTTCCGCGATTTTGTCCGCCCTGTCTTTGGCATCTTTTACCGCGTCAGAAAGCAAAGAAACCCTGGTTTCCGGAAGTTTGGAATAGTAATATTCAAGTGACTGCACCGAGGCTATCGCGCCCTTGACTGCCAATTCGGGTATGGCTTTTGAAAGATTAGTGATTTTTGAGACATCGGCTGATTGAATAATCGCGGTTTGCCGAAGTTCATATTCATTTTCCCCTCCTTGTTTGTTGCTCCAGAATTGATTCATGGAAACAGGGCTAATGGTTGTTTCTGTGGCGGAAATTCCCTTTTGGGCCAAGAGCTCATTTAAAAAGCCGAGGTCGCGGGAGACTTGAGAATTGCCGTACGCAAGCTGGCTCACGGGAACAACGCGCGACAAAACTATTGTCAATTTTGCCTGATCCGAAGTCACCGCTTTTTTGGCGGAACCCGTAACAGTCAAAACGTCTCTGCTGGTCGCGTACTGCGCGTAATAATAAAATCCGCCGAAGATTGAAAAGCTGATTATTAAGGAAATGCCCAAAATGACGGCGAAAGGTATTTTTGAATTTGTCGGAGGCATAATATTTAAAATTTAAGGTTAATTATAGTTTTATTATACAATGAACTAAAAAATCTTAAAATTGACGGTGGCGGTGTTTGGAAGTTTAAGTAAAAAACATGGAACCGTCACTTCTCAAGCGTTTTCCTTAATTCGCTTATAACTGCTTTTTCCCAATACTTCATCGAATACCAACGGATAAGTGGCGTTGCGGCTACGCGTAGCCATGCCTTATGAATTGAAACGCGATAAGTGTAATCGATTAAGGTTCCTTCGGGGGATTTGGAAAATAGCATCTCTTCATGCCCGGAAGTTCCGAATTTAGAGCTTTCATTATCCGAAATGAACCCCTTCCCAGGGAGAATCTGAGTTTTCATTTTTACCGGAAATTTTTTGCCGAACGAACTGGCAATTGCATCCATTTCTACATAATTTCCCTCCCGTTTCTTCACTCGTATTGATTCGGCAACCCTTGGAAAATAATCGGGGAATTTCTCGAAGTCTGTCATCATACTGAAAACATCTTCAACAGGTGCTTTAATAATCCACTGACCATGAAGCGTAATTTCTTTCATCTGGGTAATTTTTCCATGACTTCTTTCAATTTCGCTGAATGTAAAACTTGGCGGAGAGGGCGAGAAGATAGATTCGGTCAGACATTTTTTATCCGCCGTAGGCGGTGACCAAGCTCTCTCCACAAAACGGTGTACTCGGGTTAAGTACCCGTGACTTCAATGTTTATAAGGGTATTTTAGCACGATTTTAGGCCTCGCTTCAAGGCATGTGGGTCGGGGTCTGGCTTTTTAAAAATGCGACAAATGCGACAGTACTTAAGCATTTTTGCTTTACTCAGCAAATGCAGTTAAATGTGGCCAAATTTTGTATTTTCCAAGCACTTTTTCTGGTTCATAGATCTCATACCATGGAGTCATTGCTATTGTATTTTCCTTGCCCTCGACTGGCACAGAGACATATTCGAGCAGTTTCTTGGGCGGTAACACGCCTTCATTTTCTTTTATTAAAAATACTTCAAAACCACTCTGAGGAATAATCCGTGCTTTCAAGACACCTTGTCGAATAAGTTTTCTAACAGTTGGCGACTTCATTTTAAAATAAGTATCAAATTCCCAAGTCGCATACCAATCTTTATCGTTATAGCAAATCTTACCAGAAATAATTTTCTTGTTGACCGCGTCCTGACAAGCAAGACATTTTTTACCCCATTTATCATACCAAAGCTGTTCGTCCTTAATTGAGGCGTGGCAAATACCACAATTATAGGTTTGACCATCCATTAAACAATAACCCTTGGGATGATCTTTTAGTTTTTCTTTAAGTTTTAATTCTCGCACGTGGCTATCAAACAAAATTTTATATAAACCAACCAAACGCTCGCCAGACTCACGAGCTTCTTCAAAGGAAATTTCTTTTCCATATTCTTTTTTGAAAATTTCCTGAAATTCTTTAATTGCTTTTTCTGATAAAGACATTTATTTTTTGTTAGCGATCTTATATATAATTTGATCTATACTCTCAAGAGTCTTTTTGGCATCTTTTGCTCTAATTTGACCTTTATATTTTTTCATTAACTCAAAATGACAATTTCTTAATTTTTTATTACTACCACAATAACAATTCCAGTGTCCTTTGATTTTCTTTTTGGTTAGATATTCGATAAATCTATAGACTGCTTTTATATCGTCTGTATTTAATATTTCCTTATAAAATTGAAGGGCTCCGTCTAACCCGTGCGCGTATGCCTTATCCTTGTTTTTGCCACCACTTACCTCGTATTCTATTTGCCAGAGAAAAAATGGCTCAACCAATTTTTTCATAAAATCAAGAATTGTAGATTTTTCGTTCCAGTACAAAAAGATTGCATCTCTAAAACACAAACACGCCTTTCCATCATTTTCAAAATGCCGGTCTGGAACTGTAGGAATTCGATTCCCAGTTTCTCTAACTTCTGGTATTTCTTGTGGAAAGTTATAAGGCACCTGTATATCAATCTTAAAACTATCCAGAATAGTATTTTTACTGTCCCTGATTCTAAGAGTGCCTTTTATATGAACTAGATTATTCTCTATTGAAACGACTAGGGTTGGATAATTTTTGTCAATTTCTGATTTGAGGGAGTTAAATAGTTCTTTATTTTGGAGATGCCAATAGTTCATAACTTAGCAATTCAGCCATGGTTTGGGTGCGTTGCCTTGATTGCTATTTGTTTTAAAAGAATTAACCACATAGCTTTTATCAGTATCCTCCGCGATGCCAAATAATTCCTCCCAATTATCATTATTAATCAACTCAATTGCTTTTGTAGCAGCCGCAGACAGATTACTTTTTACGGTACTATCAAATAGCGAACTAAGGTCGTTTCCTGAATTGGCAGGATCCTCAATCGAAATATTATCTATGTTGGTACTTAATTCTTCAAAGAATTTCTTAAGGCATTTCCCTAAACCATCATCATCTTTACTTTTTTCTAGAACCTTAACAACTAAAAGCTCCAAAACAAAAGTTTTTACATCAATTGAATAGATGTTTTTCCAAATCTTAACCAATTTTATTGTTTTGGTTAGTGCACTATCTTTAATATGACTGATATGTACATCAAGATTAGTCTTTAGGCGTTTTTTATCACCCGATGACTGATAAAGAAAAGTGTCACTTTCAGAATCATCAACAAATCTTCCTGGGACAACATCGATATGAAAATCAAATTTATTTTCGCCCTGGAGACGTAACGCTGACTTCTTTGAGACAATCGTATATTGCTTTGATAGCGAATCTTTAACATTATTAAAAATATCTTCCAAATTATCTCCCGCTGAATCATCGTCATGCTTAAAATAACAGACAATATCTAAGTCATAACTAGCTTTTATCATGGTCTCTTTTTTATAAGAACCAGCATATCTAATCACTGGGTTTCCGTCGAAAGAGTCAGAGATAGCCTTCTCCACCTTTGCTTTCTCTTCTTGCATGGCCTTGGCCTCTGCAGAATCTTTTGTTAAACCTTCTTTACTCAATATTTGCTCTAAATATTTTTCTGTTTCCATATTTTTATAATTAATTAATTGTTAATGAATACTTAAATTTACCTTTGTTGTACGTATTATAGATTTTTAATTTTGGGTCAGAATGTTTATTTAATGATCTGCCGCAAACTATCGCCACTGGGGCAGGGACTGCTGGGAAAACATCAATATTTTTTAAACCAACATGCTCATTTTTAATTTTACTTATCGTATCGGAAAAACACTTTTCAAAATTTAATAAGTCTTTTTGCGTTCTTAGAAAGTTGTAATTCGGACTTCCCACTAAAGACAGTTCGTATATATAATATTTTTTGTCTATTTTTGTGGGTAGCAAATCTCGTTTTATTGTTCCAGACAACGATAGTAATAATGCCACCTTGCTCTTATCTTGTCCTTTGTCGGTTAACTTAAACTGGTAATCGGCCTTTGGTTTTCCATTTTTCCACTCCCAGTTTTCTCCGTCACGATGGCGTTGGAATATTTTAGTTTTGATTTTATTATCTAATTTCGAACCCAAATACATAAGAAGCGGCATAGGTCCTATTCCAAAAATTGACACATGTTCTATTTTTTCTCTTTTTAAATCAGAATAGAATTTATCAAGGGTGCTATTGATATCTCGCGATTTTGACTTCCAATAATCACTGCTGTCTTGTCCTGGATTATTAGAAAAATCAACTTCTTCGAATTTGTCTTCACAAGGTATTAATCCAGCTTTCATTAGTGCCTTTACGATATCAGGGGTTGATAATTTAACAGTCTCAGAGTTTATATTGGCAACCATTTTCAAAACTTTTGTTTGTCTTTTCTGATCAAAACTTGTAGATAACAGAATTCGTTTTTCGTGCTCAGCTTTATAATCTTGCAGTTGCTGAGCGGTGTAATATTCATCCTGTCCTGTTTTATCAATTTTCTCATGGCAATCAGGACACGCTAATAGTAAATTACTAACGTTATTTTTATCAGTGATATATTTATTAGCCCTGGGGCCTTTATTACTAAAGGCATATATATGAGCCATTTCTCCCCATACAAATTGTTGCCTTGTTGTGGAATCTTTGATTACTAGCTTGTTACAAATTTCGCACCTACCAGCAGATTTCGCGAATAATAAAACCTTAGTATTTTCCTTAATACCACGACCATTTTTTATTTCTGTAATTTTTATATCTGTATTCATATCTCTATTTTTTAATAACTCTAACAGCGACCCCGTTGACCATATAGCTAGAGCTGTTTATATCTGATTCGTGTAAAATAATCGGTGGAATTTCTTGTGTTGATTCAGAAACAAGACGAATTTCGTGTTTACTGTCATCTTTAAAAAACTTCTTGAAATTGGCCGCACCGTCAATGATGGATAAAACATAATCCCCATTGCTCGGTTGCTGTTTGCAATCAACGATTACATAGTCGCCGTCTTCAATATTTTCACCTCCAATATTTGCCTTATTCAGAGAGTCACCGACAGCTCTCACAGCAATCAGTCCGTCAGGCTTAGATCTCTTAAGCGATGTTTGAGTAATTTTTAAGTATTTCTGGATATCTTCCTGGGCCAACTCCATAGCTGGACCGCAGTTGGCAGATCCAACCAGTGGGATGCTAAATAATTTATCTACAGCAAAAGCTTTAGGTTTCGCCACCCTCTGACGCTTTTTAATATCCAAATACAGAAGTCCTTTCTTTTTAAGTTGATCAAGATGATAGATCACTGTCTGTGGATTGGGAATACCTAGCTCACGGCCTATTTCTCTGAAAGTCATCTTGGAAATATCCTTTTTCTTAGCTAAATCTATTAATTTTTGTTGGTTTTCGTTCATAGGACTTTGTTTATAATTTCTTATTAACTATTTCCATTATAATCTAAGCTGTTTCTAATGTCAATAGATTATTTATTGACACTATTGACGGCACCCAACGATTGGGTATATACTTTAAGTAGGTTTGAATACCAAACAACAAACCCAAGAATCTTACGACAATTGAATAGAAATAATGCAACCTAAATAAAAAGCGAGGGCTTATCCCCTCAATCAGGCCGGAGCACTTATTTCACTACACCAAACACGAAATGCTTTTTTGTGTTGGAAAAGTGAAATAGGTGCTTTTTATTTTGGTCAGGTCGAGCGTTATTCAATTCTTCGTGGTGAGAATTAAAAAAATAATTTATAAATAATATGAACAATCAAAAAATAAACATCGTGGAAGTTCCGATCAATGAACTTCGGGCATCGGAATATAACCCAAGGAAACACTCCAAAGAGCAAGCTGACCAACTTAATGAATCCATAAAAAGATTTGGTTTAGTTGATCCAGTGATTTGTAATAGCGCACCGGAAAGAAAGAATGTCATTATTGGTGGTCACTTCAGAGTTGAGGTAGCCAAAGAAATGGGTATGGTTAATGTTCCAGTAGTATACGTTCAGATAGCCGACTTAAATAAAGAAAAGGAATTAAACCTCCGCCTAAATAAAAATACTGGAGAATTTGATCTCGAACTGCTTGCTGAATTTGATGAGGCATTTTTAGCTGACATCGGATTTGATAGCCAAGAACTGGATGATATTTTCCCGACAGAAGATAATC
This genomic interval carries:
- a CDS encoding GerMN domain-containing protein: MANKILTVIFIVLAIAALVLTLRFLIGGDEDTWICDKEKGEWVKHGSPYAEKPAEPCGNNFQDNNNGVALNDSVRLVSPKSGDTISSPLIVKGEARGSWYFEASFPVKILNEKEEVLAAVPAQAGGDWMTENFVPFETEISFDAKGAKTGFLVLEKDNPSGLPENSAEVRIPVNFSETETITIRAYFNNSILDPEASCNKVFPVERKVAKTQAVARVALEELLKGPASVEKKCGFATSINPGVKINSLTIENGVARVDFDGEMERAVGGSCRVSAIRAQITETLKQFSTVNSVIMSVNGRTEDILQP
- a CDS encoding FKBP-type peptidyl-prolyl cis-trans isomerase, which gives rise to MNKIVLVIVILTVALVSYFIYDYSKINNESEEQTLDPAQNQNMENQAGELKIEILKEGTGAEAKNGDTVSVHYVGVLENGTKFDSSIDRGQPFSFPLGSGYVIKGWDQGVLGMKIGEKRKLIIPAELGYGSRAIGSIPPNSTLIFEVELLGIEKQ
- a CDS encoding SIMPL domain-containing protein (The SIMPL domain is named for its presence in mouse protein SIMPL (signalling molecule that associates with mouse pelle-like kinase). Bacterial member BP26, from Brucella, was shown to assemble into a channel-like structure, while YggE from E. coli has been associated with resistance to oxidative stress.); amino-acid sequence: MPPTNSKIPFAVILGISLIISFSIFGGFYYYAQYATSRDVLTVTGSAKKAVTSDQAKLTIVLSRVVPVSQLAYGNSQVSRDLGFLNELLAQKGISATETTISPVSMNQFWSNKQGGENEYELRQTAIIQSADVSKITNLSKAIPELAVKGAIASVQSLEYYYSKLPETRVSLLSDAVKDAKDRADKIAESAGKKTGSIRSASSGVVQVLPLNSVDVSDYGTYDTSSIEKEIMVTVKTSFGLK
- a CDS encoding HNH endonuclease, translated to MNTDIKITEIKNGRGIKENTKVLLFAKSAGRCEICNKLVIKDSTTRQQFVWGEMAHIYAFSNKGPRANKYITDKNNVSNLLLACPDCHEKIDKTGQDEYYTAQQLQDYKAEHEKRILLSTSFDQKRQTKVLKMVANINSETVKLSTPDIVKALMKAGLIPCEDKFEEVDFSNNPGQDSSDYWKSKSRDINSTLDKFYSDLKREKIEHVSIFGIGPMPLLMYLGSKLDNKIKTKIFQRHRDGENWEWKNGKPKADYQFKLTDKGQDKSKVALLLSLSGTIKRDLLPTKIDKKYYIYELSLVGSPNYNFLRTQKDLLNFEKCFSDTISKIKNEHVGLKNIDVFPAVPAPVAIVCGRSLNKHSDPKLKIYNTYNKGKFKYSLTIN
- a CDS encoding S24 family peptidase; this encodes MNENQQKLIDLAKKKDISKMTFREIGRELGIPNPQTVIYHLDQLKKKGLLYLDIKKRQRVAKPKAFAVDKLFSIPLVGSANCGPAMELAQEDIQKYLKITQTSLKRSKPDGLIAVRAVGDSLNKANIGGENIEDGDYVIVDCKQQPSNGDYVLSIIDGAANFKKFFKDDSKHEIRLVSESTQEIPPIILHESDINSSSYMVNGVAVRVIKK